Part of the Salminus brasiliensis chromosome 2, fSalBra1.hap2, whole genome shotgun sequence genome, CTGCACTATGTGGACTGAGGCTGTAGAGCGCTGTCCTGCTATGTGCAATGCCTCATAGGGCTCTATTTTAGCAATCTTGAGGCGAGCCATCAACCTCACACTGTGCAGCTTGATTTggggggcgtgtcggtgtgtctttgctatcacaACGATGGGAAAGGTCGCCTTGTACGCCTCAAAACtcgcaaaaggcatgtactgagtctcttaattaatcatgggtgtgttttttttgggcgtaacgtgcagtaataaaccaatcagggTGTCGCTCGCCGTTccttttaagagccaggtgcggtctgagtTTGACGGAGTGCTAATTTAAGGGGGTGTTGTGCgttgggctgcacgcgcctgtgttgacaattcactgccgagatagcaacgaacgccTGACTGTTGACTACGCCTAGCTTGTTTTCAGGCAGTGGAGGTCCTGCCATGATACACAGCGATacgccagaaactgacctgaacacccctcatttcgagaccaccgcaccTATCATTGTTCTCTATTtgacgatgatgatgactgTTTAACCAATCAGCAGTCTGCACTGTTGCTAGCGCCACCTATGCGTCCTAGTTAATTACACCTGGTACCCCAATATAAACAGAGTaacagcggttagagcgccaggctgtcgataacagggttgtgggttcgatacccaggctcggcaagctgccactgttgggcccttgagcaaggccctttaccctctctgctccccgggcgctggagttggatgcccaccgctctgggtgtgtgtgtactcactgcccctagttcactagtgtgtgtgtgtgtgtgtgtgtgtgtgtgtgtgtgtgtttactaccactgatgggttaaatgcagaggacacatttcgctgtacagtgacaaatatgtgcacctttacctttttacctttattcAGGGTATGGGTTGCTTAATGGAAGGAGGGGGGGTAGAATAGGGGGTCACGGCTTTGCAGGTATGCTGTATTATGCTGTATCACACTGCCCTGTGCAAAAGCGCCAGTTGTAAGGTCTCTAGATGCAAAGCCCCCAATGGACCTGACTTGTAATTCCCTCACATTGAATGTAGACCAGCCAGAAGTAATCATATTTTTCGCAGGGCGGTTTGGCTGGGCTGGTGGCTGGGTTAGCCATATCGTTCTGGGTGTGTATTGGGTCCCAGATCTATCGGCCTCTACCTGAGAGTACCAGACCACTCGCCCTGGAAACACATGGCTGCAATTTCACCGTGGCTCAGAACGTCTCTCAGAACTGGACCCACTCTACACAGGCTGACCACGTCTCTTCCGCCCAGCAGGACAAAGCTCTGGATAGGTAGTTCTCCTACTGAAGATTTCCCATGACTGTGAGGATTGTCTGTCAGGATTGTTTTCAGTGATTTCCTCATGTTTACCTTGACTCTACAGGCCTTTGCTGGCTGATAGCTGGTACTCCTTGTCCTACCTGTATTTCTGCCCTGTGGGAGCTTTAGTTGCCATAGCTGTGGGGCTGATTGTGAGTTTGGTCTCAGGTAAGAGATGCTTTTAGCATCAAAAAACAGTGAGAACTATGTTTTCCTTGGCTTGTAAAACCTGCAAAAAAATTTCCATTCCTAGGAGATAGACCACCAAATCTGGAACCAGGTCTGACAGTAATGAAGGAGGACTTGACTTGCTACAAGCTTTATAAGACACTAAAGCAAAAGGTAGGTGTCCTTAAAAAGCCTTAAAATACCCTTCTCTACAACACTGGCATGAcatctctttattttctttccagGCCACAGGAAATGCAGATAAGCTTGACCTGGCTGGAGTGAAGAAGAGAAGATCTGGTGAAACCAACCTTGCATTTTGTGAAGTGGAGCTTGATATCACTAAAATTCAGTCCCACAGAGCTCCTGCATAATAAGATGCTTCCTTTTTGAGCAAGATAGGAACCGGATTTTGCTTTTACACGATAAACTTGCCCATAAAGTGCCATCAAATCCCTTAAAAGGCCTTCAGTATGACTGCATGTCTCCCCAGTTCCCATTCTTCAGTGAATATATAAACATGCTATCTCTGGACTATTAacgtgtgttcagtgtgttctggAGCTGTATTCCTCTTCGGACCCAGATAAGATGCCACACATAAGCCCAAGGTCAACATGCCCAATGTCAAGCCTTGATTAGAGGAGTACAAACCCCCCCAGCCTAGAGTTGTGGAGTGgacctccatccagtacctcgAAAGTGGCATTTGTGCCAGCCTCAATGTATCTGCAAACGGAACCTAGTGTTTTTGTCACATAcacgatatgtccaaatgtttgtggacatcccttctaatgaatgcattcagcagcttgtctactccctgtagagaagtactgccaatagatcaCGACTCTCTGGAGTAGTTCAACATGatcctactggcaccatgcctaaagccaagGTGGTAGCCAAGGTGGTAGccaaggtgtgggctagaggagttggggatgatgagagaggtggggtggtgatcatcatccgacatcctgacttCAACAatgcacttgttgctgaatgcaatcaaatcctcacagcaatgctgctccaaaatctagtagaaagccttcttcctgcctggatagtagagacaggaTCGACTCTACTTTTCATACTCTTGGAAGAAAATGAATgtgcgggtgtcccaatacttttgtccatatggcgTATTATATATGATGCACTATACATTCACTCACATTCCCTACAAATGTTCATGTTATGCTTGAAGCTTATGCCTGGAGGAGCGTTTAACCTTCTAACCCATATTTCAGGGGTAATCACCACTGGTTTCCACCTTAATTATTCGTAATGAGGAGCTTACACACTTAATTGAACAcaaaatgttattaaaatacacatttaatTCTGTATTAGCTGCTGTCCACCAACATTCAACCCATTTATGGCAGTTATTTACAAGAtacacagcagagctagcacAACAGAGGCCAGCTGGACAAATTTAGGCCAGTCTCTGTTGGAAACATCCAAACATATGGTGCCATCAGGAACACATTTTATGGATCACTGAAATGTAATTTGGCTTACGACTCCCAAAATAACCCCAGCTGATTGGCCACAATTATATAACCTATAAAAACATACGCAAAGTGCCACTCATTTACCCTGTTCATTACTGTACCACTGGCACATCAGGTGTAAGGTGCACATCAAGTTACATCTGTGTGACAGTCTTTTCAAGAATGAGTCAAAAAATGACCTACAAACTCACTCCtacaaatatagaaatatatatttaacgTGATCTTATTTGTCCAGCTTGCTCGATGTGTAGAGATAATGGGCGTCAGTGCTCTGGGTCGTAATAGCGCTTCTTCATGGCTCTGTATTTTCTAAGAAAATAAAGGGCCTCCAGTTCTTTAATCACAAACTCCCCTCGGTCAACCAGCTTTCGGATCTTCGCAGGGTCGGTCTCATCTTTGTTTTTCATAAAGGCTGTTTTTAAACGCTCTCTGAAGTAAGCAGCACCTTTTGGGTATTCCCTTCCAAGATAGAGGAGCTTTAAAATCATAAacaaaaagattaaaaataaaaaaacattggaaatactagaataaataaatattatatatatattacagctggccaatatgacaatattttatcgtactgtgatacattttgttatcatgatagACAATAAGCTTCTCTAAGcgtatggaggagactgttagtgtaattaacactgatcagctgcaggtttcattactaaccgTGTAATTATACTgaagggttaattagatgaagatcagcagatgttatagagtataaatcactgtgttcagtacaggagaggatctgaatagcagtttataagaatctgtcactactgatgtgtttagtctgattacatgtattgtgataaatattgtgtactaaaaaaaaactctaaataTCGTGATATGGTATTTctgccatatcgcccagcactaatatatatatatatatatatatatatatatatatatatatatatatatatatatatacatactctctctcattatatatatatatatatatatacacacacacatacatacacacacacatatatatatatatatatatatatatatatatatatatatatatatatatatatatatacatacatactctctctcattatatatatatatatatatacacatactctctctcattatatatatatatatatatatatatatatatatatatactctctctcatatatatatatatatatatatatatatatatatatatatatatatatatatttatacacacagcaATCCAAAATCCATGTATTTTGCATGTGTCTAATGTACATACATATAATCTACATATATCGTAtcgtgtgtgtatacatatacatacatacacacacacacacacacacacacacacacacacacacacatacatacatatacatatatatatatatatacctatatacacacacatatatatacagtcatgcccgaaagtattcatacccctggcaaagtttgacttaaatttacttttatttaaccagaagttatatttttgccttgaaacgacacaggcatctcccaggagataacacgatgatgtacaagaggcatcattgtgggaaaaagtatttctcagcttttatacacatttgaacaaaaagtggcatgtccaaaattattcataccctttgaaaactgtcacagtatatgggaaaatccaaagttctataccattccaaatagtccaagctgttttaaagcatcctaattaccctgattcattgggaacagctgttttaatcaactcaacaggagaaaaacagcagctctctgcagttggtttgtggacagtcatggctaagacaaaggagctcactaaggacctgcggctgtgcattgtggccgctcacaagtcaggaaagggctataaagccatatcaaaatgttttcaagttccagtggctacagtgcaaagtattattaaaaaatacaagaagttccgcactgtggaaaatctcagaagatgtggtcggaagccaaaagtgacacctgtgctggccaggagaatagtgagagaggtgaagaaaaatccaaggatcaccaccaaggccatcctggtgaatctggactctgctggtggcgacatctcaaggcagacagttcaacggacactgcacactgctgggttccacggacgcaggccaaggaggacaccacttctccagaaaaggcacacaaaagcccgcttgacctttgcaaatgctcatctggacaaagaagaagacttctggtgttctgttttatggtcagatgaaacaaaaattgaattgtttggccacaatgaagtgtgcaccatttggcgtaaaaaaggagaagccttcaaccctaagaacaccatccccactgtcaaacatggtggtgggaacctaatgttttgggggtgtttttcagccaatggaccagggaacttgatcgcagtaaatggcaccatgaaaaaagagcaatacatcaagattctcaacaacaacatcaggcagtctgcagagaaacttggccttgggaaccggtggacatttcagcacgacaacgacccaaaacacacagccaaagtggtgaagaaatggttagcagacaaaaacattaatgttttgcagtggcccagccagagtcctgacttgaatccaattgagaatctgtggagggagctaaagatcagggtgatggcaaggagaccctcgaacctcaaagagttggagctcatcactaaagatgaatgggcaaaaataccagtggagacatgcaaaaagctggtcagcaattacaggaagcgtttgattgctgtaatagccaataaaggcttttctattaattattgagaagggtatgaataattttggacatgccactttttgttcaaatgtgtataaaagctgagaaatactttttcccacaatgatgcctcttgtacatcatcgtgttatctcctgggagatgcctgtgtcgtttcaaggcaaaaatatttaatatttatttaacttctggttaaataaaagtaaatttaagtcaaactttgccaggggtatgaatactttcgggcatgactgtatatatatatatatatatatatatatatatatatatatatatatatatatatatatataaagctcaTAATAATGAAGATTGGCTCACATTCTTGTACAGTCTGATAACTTCTCCCCTCAGTGGGTTGCTCATCTTCTTTCCACTCTTCCAGACAGTAATGAATCTTCAgcagaaaataaaataagacaaatataaaTCAGGATCTCACGGCATCAGTGTCACTCTTCTCTCCCCCAGCCTTTCAGACTGCTGTGCACCTTCACATGCATGGCTGCTGTGTGTTAGCTTAGCCTAACAGAGGCTGAGGCTGTGGAGAGCTGAGCTGAGAGACCTGCAGCGGGTCACAGTGGCTGGACATACCACGACCGTGTGGAGAAACCCGCTGCGAGTCTGAGACAGTCCTTCATGCTCTATGAAGAGGAGCAGGAGGGCAACACTCACCTTTACGCTCAGCTGGGTCTCAGTTCCAGGCCAGAGGCACGTGACCAGTCTGCGGACACTCTTCAAAAGAAAAGTCTCAAACGAGCAGAGAAGAAAAGGGTCATATTCTGAAAATGCCAAATGTAGCAAATGTatgcaatatatatacatatatttatcgTGCACTTGAATACATCTGACACTGCTAATTAATAGGATTTTGTGTTTGTGCTGGAACaacttttgaaaaaaaaaaaaaaaaaaaaaaaaaaaaaaaaatatatatatatatatatatatatatatatatatatatatatactcactcactataactatctctactgtatTTACTCgactataaatatattttatatatacacatacgaCTTTTAATAAGACTTTTGGCTAAGACTTTTATCCAGAGTAactttgaatcatgttacacaggcagGTAAATGTAGCATGAGGAGCCACTAGGACTTTTATTAGTGTAGGGTGTTGAGCTTGCCAGGCCAGGGACCTGATTAAAGGTTTACTTTAGACATTTTAACAAAACGGAAATATTGACAATACGaacaaaagtttaaaaataaataaataaataaataaatgtatctatctctctctctctctctctctatatatatatatatatatatatatatagtgtaaattattatagtgtacattatttattatagtgtaaattatttatttatctaaatttttgtacaGATTTttgtatcttatcttatcttatcatatatatatatatatatatatatatatagatagatagatagatatggaAAATATGGCAATccacatgggtgcagtgtgattCTCAGGTATCACTATACAAAGTATCTGCACAATAAGCACCACTGTTATACTTCCCATTTCATACTAAATTGAGATTGGACAGAATGGATTAATCATgtgaaatttaataaaaaaacacctctTCACTTGGTTTCTACGAGCTTACATTTTAGACAACATTAAAACTCGTCTTTTGCGTAAAACTgtgaacttttattttgtaaacaaCAGAGGGGACTTCCCCCCGGCCCGCCGCGCGCATGcgcacctgcttctgaactcaCGCCGCCCGTTTTGGCGCCTGGATGAAGCTGGAGCTTCTGTTTGTTAGAGAAAGCATGTCCCTCTCTTCTGTAAACTCGGCCTCAGGAGTTTCCTCGGACTGTAGACATACCTGCTGGGCTTGAGAGAGAGTTGTGTTCGCTTTCAGTTTGACGTTTTTCATAAATACTCAAGGAGAGAACGGTAGCATtggctagctagcaggctaagcAAGGTAAGCGATGCTGTCACGCGCTTCTCggtttaatgaatgaatgaatgaatggatgaatggaggaGTCCGGGCAGCGACCAGGGCAGCGACCAGGGCAGCTCCTACTGCTCTTACACAGCTCTGTTTCACTGGGTTATTGATACAGCTGACCTGCATTAGTGAGAGGAAGGCCTGTTTCAGAGTGGCTGATACGGGTAATTTACAGAAAACGACATTTCTGAGCCCATGTGGTTTAGTTCTTCACTGGACCTTAGAGGATAAGAGCTAAATAAGGACTAAAGGGTCAGTGGACATCTGTATACATCCATATATCCGAGTGCCTGTGGATCTGCACCCCCTTCCCATTCCCCTTCCCAAATAATAGCACTTAACTAGCtatttaaagttgcacccattaatgaccactatatatatacacacacacacacacacacagcttgtctagtctctgcagatcaacatgaacctattggcatcatgctgcctaatgccaggcatgggctagaggggcatgaagccccccagcagcatccagctgtggagcggtggaagagctgtgctctctggaacaCATCCGATTCTTTTGAGAGGAGTTGGGATGGTTGCGGTGGGATGgtaatcatccaaaatcctgatcccaataacaataaatatcgataacagggttgtgggttcgattcccgggctcggcaagctgccactgttgggcccttgagcaagggcctttaccctctctgctccccgggcgctggagttggctgcccaccgctctgggtgtgtgtgtgtactcactgcccctaacacatgtgtgtgtgagtgtgagtgtgttcactaccagatgggttaaatgcggaggacacatttcgctgtacagtgacaaatatgtgcacctttacacTCTTCTCGCTgcatgcaagcaaatcctcacagcaatgctctgctccgaaatctagtagaaagccgccttcttccctggacagtagaaacaggataagcttggtttttagaagaaacagtgaatgagcagacgtcccaatacttttatacGCCCATGTAGCTCAGATGCCAAACTAGCCTTGGCTGATTAACTGTGTCTGACATAAAGACAGAAGTTTAAATGTTTGGATTGTTCCAGTTTggtaaataatgcatttaagtTGTCAGTTTTGAGGTGGGCTAACTATTTTGAATTAATTTGCTATTAGATGTGATCAGTGTGAGTTTTATTGTATagtattgtgatcaattttatCATCCGATCGTGGATTTTGTCCGTGCTTAAGCCCGGatcagctgcatgtttcattacaaggAGTGTAATTAGTCCAGTTTAAAAATCATGGACTAAATATGAGAGGGTATTTATATGCAAATTTTAACACATGCCGCTACTGGTGCATTTGATCAGCTTACCCgaatatcgtgataaatattgtgtttagtaaaaatgtctaaatgttgatgatgatgatgatgatgatgagtttTCTCTCAAATCACCCACCCCTGTTCACTGTACAGCTCTTAAAGCATGACCCCGAGCAAAGAAGGCATGCCTTCTCTCATCGACAAGacgatgaggatgaggagggaaGAGCAGGAGCGGCAGGTGGTCCTCGCCTGGGCAGTCCTGAACGTGTCTCTTGCTGGCATGATTTACACAGAGATGTAAGAGAATCTCCTTCAGCCCTGTAAACAATGATTGACCGATAATGTGAAGTGTTGGAACTGGACCACAACAAAGTTCTGTCTTTCAGGTCAGGAAAGCTGCTCAGTAGATACTACAACATTACATACTGGCCAATCTGGTACATTGGTAAGTGGGTTAAGTAGCGTTAAGATTAAGTCTGTAAGATTTGATCTCTATGGTCTGTGGTTCTTCTCCTCACTGGGGTTTTGTTCGACAGAGCTGGCCCTGGCCTCCCTCTTCAGCCTGAATGCGATCTTTGATTTTTGGAAATACTTCAAGTACACCATGGCGCCTTCATCTATTGCCATCTCTCCGGAGCAGCATCGTCTTCTCGGCCTCCGGAACTCTGGTAATCGTGACTTTTGCGTTCACGtgcactgcatgtccaaatgtctgtggacacctcttctaatgaatgcattcagctacttaaatcACCTTTTGCTGATACAGAAGTCTCGCAAATACATAGTCTACAGAGtctctagagaagtactgccagtagaataggataaccaacaggaacctattggcaccatgctgcctaatgccaggcgtgggctagagaggtataaagcccctccgcagcattgagctgtggaactgtgttctctctaTGATGAtcgtgctccatccaatacttttaggataagttggggtggtgagcatccaacatcctgacctcgctaatgctcttgttgctaaatgcaatcaaatcctcacagcaatgcacctccaaaatctagtagaaagccttcctccttggacagtagagacagttactccaagaaatgcaggataaactcattttaatacccttgatttggaagaaacagtaaatgagcaggtgtcccaatacttttgtccatatagtgtatccaTGATTCCTTTTGTGTTGTGTACAGGAATTCATGCCTCCCCACCCCAGAAGCCAGAGAAGAAGGAGATTCCAGTGTCTCCCCAGTCCTCTCCCCTGCAAGGACAGAATGTGCTCAGTTTTAGCCCGGCACGGCCCCCCAGCACCAGCCCGAAGTTCTctcccagctgtgtgtctggcTACAGCCCGCCTCTAAGCAACCCATCTTCACCAGGTGGCGGAGGACCTTTTTCTCCGTCTGTGGCCTTTAGCAaggtgtgtatacacacaccagAATATGTTGTTTTTCAATTGCCATTCCGAAATATTAGCACTAGAGGggcggggggagggggggtgtacTGAATGGTGAACTTGCATCTCTGATGCTTTTTAGGTGCTGAACTACAGTCCATCCACAACTTCCTCACCCTACCCTAGTAGCCTGGGCCCAGCGGAAGGCTCCAGCTTGCGGGCACGCTACCGCACATCCCCTTCTGTCTTCAGTTCTCCTGGAGGGAAGGAAGATTACATGGATGACCACAAGAGCCTGGAGAAGTTCCTTCGCTCTGAGGAGGAGAAGAGCCACCGGAGTCAACTTGGTAAAGTCCTTGATGTTGTTAGGCTCTCTTCACGCAGCCAGTGATGTGTTGGGGAACAAGAATAGTAGAAATTGTCAGTTCAGGGGTCCCTCCTGGGCCGTTTTTAGCAGTCAGTCAAGCAGGACATGTTGGTGTTGCAGTCTGTTGTAGGGTAATCGCTTAATGCCATCAGCTTATGAAGACAGTCTGCTTAAAtcatcacatatttctctcgaACTGTGTTAACATACCTCATATATGCTTGCTTATGTGCTTCTGACCATGCATCTATAAAACTGAACACAATATAGGCTTCTGTCGCTTCTGCTTAGCTTCGCAGAATACGTTAATTCTTCTGTTTATCGGCGACAATAAATCATACAGAGTCAGAAACCATGAACAATTGTTCATTTAACTGTCTGACGTGACACTGTTGCCACTGATAAGTATTTGACCTATCATCAGGGAGTCCGGAGTCGGCGTCTCCTTCGCACAGTCCAACGTTCTGGAACTACAACCGTTCTGTGGGGGACTATGCCCAAAGCCTGAGGAAATTCCAGTACCAGCCTGCCTGTCGCTCCCAGGCTCCCTCTGCTCACAAAGATGAAACTGAGCTGGGCTCCAAACAAGCCGCTGAGGAGGTAAGCCATGCTttgaggtctctctctctctctctcttttcctgcaGAACAGTGCAGGGGTGTGTGATGTTGGATGCATACATGCGTATTTACTAGGGATATGTGGTTATATGTACATGTGGATCTCTGAACACAATGTATTCAGAAGTGGAAGGTTTGTTCAAATGCTGTTATTATAAAAATGCTTATTTCTTAGTTGTTGAAGTCCATGACGTTCTTAGTGTATACTGGAGCTCTAATGCGATGCTGAGTATAGTCTAAAAgcatattttatcatttatattctCATGAAAAGATGTTTGTGTCACTAGAGCTGAGCAGTATGACTGTATTTTATGTTATGGTGATAAATTTAGTTATTGTAATTACAATAAACTTCTCTAAGCAAAtagaggagactgttagtgcctaataaacactgatcagctgcaggtttcattacttaGTGTAATTATACTGaggggttaattagatgaagagcagcagatgttgagtataaatcactgtattcagtacaggagaggatctgaatagtagttgaTAAGAATCTGATGCTTTGGATGTTTTTAGGCTGTGATTAATTAcatatattgtgataaatattgtgtattatgaaaaaaaattatattgtgtatatagtatttttaaCATAACGCCCAGCCTTAGTAGATGCTCAGTTTAGGAATTCAGTATTTgtatgcttt contains:
- the lyrm5a gene encoding LYR motif-containing protein 5A; its protein translation is MSNPLRGEVIRLYKNLLYLGREYPKGAAYFRERLKTAFMKNKDETDPAKIRKLVDRGEFVIKELEALYFLRKYRAMKKRYYDPEH
- the tmem209 gene encoding transmembrane protein 209, translated to MTPSKEGMPSLIDKTMRMRREEQERQVVLAWAVLNVSLAGMIYTEMSGKLLSRYYNITYWPIWYIELALASLFSLNAIFDFWKYFKYTMAPSSIAISPEQHRLLGLRNSGIHASPPQKPEKKEIPVSPQSSPLQGQNVLSFSPARPPSTSPKFSPSCVSGYSPPLSNPSSPGGGGPFSPSVAFSKVLNYSPSTTSSPYPSSLGPAEGSSLRARYRTSPSVFSSPGGKEDYMDDHKSLEKFLRSEEEKSHRSQLGSPESASPSHSPTFWNYNRSVGDYAQSLRKFQYQPACRSQAPSAHKDETELGSKQAAEEVWARITTSRHVTDSIDSWTAKLRNWINDTILVHLVKEIDSINSQLRRMGCPELQIGEASISSLKQAAVVKASAIPTLNAIVQYLDITPNQEYLVERIKELAHSGCMSSFRWNGGGNLKNRKWDTDLPTDSAILMHILCTYLDSRLPPHPKYPDGKTFTTQHFIQTPHKPDLSNENLFCIHQSSTNPPHFQLVYQGHIYSLPKGRNNLFHTVLMFLFIIKTKESGMLGRVNLGLSGVNVLWIFGD